The Coregonus clupeaformis isolate EN_2021a chromosome 20, ASM2061545v1, whole genome shotgun sequence genome contains a region encoding:
- the LOC121533732 gene encoding elongation of very long chain fatty acids protein 1 codes for MLQDIGARTMEVYEFLMKGTDPRLWGYPLMQSPVNMTAILLTYIFFVLVAGPRFMANRKPFQLKEAMITYNFTMVAMSTFIVYEFLMSGWATTYTWRCDAIDYSDSPKGLRMVRVAWLFLFSKFIELLDTVFFVLRKKHGQITFLHVFHHSFMPWTWWWGVSFAPGGMGSFHAMVNSIVHIIMYSYYGLSAAGPRFQKFLWWKKYMTAIQLVQFVMVSLHATQYYFMKSCDYQVPLFIHLIWMYGTFFFVLFSNFWYQAYVKGKRLPKQDTNPSLNDKANGTTLVANGKYHENSTSNGTSNSSSHHKNGSAHAGKMKKS; via the exons ATGCTCCAGGACATTGGTGCTAGAACCATGGAGGTCTACGAGTTCCTCATGAAGGGAACAG ACCCGCGATTGTGGGGCTACCCACTCATGCAGAGTCCGGTGAACATGACGGCCATCTTGCTGACCTACATCTTCTTCGTGCTGGTCGCTGGGCCTCGCTTCATGGCCAACAGGAAGCCCTTTCAGCTCAAGGAGGCCATGATCACCTACAACTTTACCATGGTGGCGATGTCAACCTTTATTGTCTATGAG TTCTTGATGTCTGGCTGGGCCACAACATACACATGGAGATGTGACGCAATTGATTACTCGGACAGCCCCAAAGGCCTTAGA ATGGTTCGAGTGGCCTGGTTGTTCTTGTTCTCCAAATTCATTGAGCTCTTGGACACG GTGTTCTTCGTTCTGAGGAAGAAACACGGCCAGATCACCTTCCTGCACGTCTTCCACCACTCCTTCATGCCCTGGACCTGGTGGTGGGGCGTCAGCTTCGCTCCCG GGGGAATGGGCTCTTTCCATGCCATGGTGAATTCCATCGTCCACATCATCATGTACTCCTACTACGGCCTGTCTGCGGCTGGACCACGATTCCAGAAGTTCCTCTGGTGGAAGAAGTACATGACCGCCATCCAGCTG GTTCAGTTTGTGATGGTGTCACTTCACGCCACCCAGTATTACTTCATGAAGAGCTGTGACTACCAGGTCCCCCTGTTCATCCACCTCATCTGGATGTACGGCACCTTCTTCTTTGTGCTCTTCTCCAACTTCTGGTACCAGGCTTACGTAAAGGGCAAGAGGTTGCCCAAGCAGGATACCAATCCCAGCCTCAACGACAAGGCCAACGGGACCACCTTGGTCGCCAATGGCAAGTACCATGAGAACAGTACCAGCAATGGCACCAGCAACAGTTCCAGTCACCACAAAAATGGCAGTGCCCATGCAGGCAAAATGAAGAAGTCCTAG